The Bacteroidia bacterium genomic interval AATCAGAAGCCGTATAAATGACTTTTTCTTCATGGGGAGAAGCGGCTACATAATAAATCGTATTATAATTTTCTCCTCCTGCCCCTTCATTGGTAAAAGGTCCCCCTCCTTGCCCCTGATGACTGGGATCATTTTTGGTCAGATCTGGACTGATTGCTTCCCATTTAAGTCCTCCATTTTCTGTTTTAAAGAGGACATTTCCACCATAATACATCACTTTGGGATCCTGGGGGGAGTTGATTAAAGGAGCATTCCAATTGAAGCGATACTTCATGTCTTTTGCCTCATAGCCCAAATTGGTCATAGGGTAGGGCATGATATCCTTGCCTTCCTTGGTTTTGGTATCCAGCAAACTGATGCGCCCATTGAAACAGGTACCAAAAATCACCCGAGGATTTTCTGGATCATCGAAGGTAACATAGGCGCTTTCGCAACCTGGTCCATTGTACCAGTCACGGGTCAGGATGCCATAGCTTTTGCTACGAGTCGTAATGGCAACAGAGAGGTTGTCTTGCTGTCCGCTATATACCCAATAGGGTACCTGTTTATCAGCATTGATGCGATAAAATTGAGCAGTTGGCTGATTATTCAAAGTCGACCACGTTTTCCCTCCTGAAAAGCTAATAGTTGCTCCTCCATCTTCTGCCATGGCAAAATTCTGGCTGTTTTTCGGATTGATCCAGAAATCATGGCAATCTCCATGAATGACTCGCATACTTTTGAAGGTCTTTCCTCCATCTATAGATTTCATCAAGGGAGCATTGAGTACATAGACTACTTCCTGATTTCCAGGATCGGCAAATACTTCCATATAATACCAGGAGCGTGCGGTCAGGGTTTGATTATTGGATTTTAGCGTCCAGGAAGCGCCTGCATCATCGGATCGATATAATCCAGCCACAGCCTTTTCTGCTTCTACTATTGCGAAAATTCTATTGGGATTAGCTGCTGAAACCGAAAGTCCAATTTTGCCCATCATCTCGGGTAAACCCTCAACTATTTTCTTCCAGCTTTCTCCTCCATCTGTAGATTTATAGACGGATGAACCTGGGCCACCGCTTTCGACATACCAGGGAGATCTTTTATGTTGCCAGGTCGCTGCATAAAGAATTCGGGGGTTGGAAGGATCCATCATGAGGCTGGATACTCCTGTATTTTCATCTATGAATAATTTCTTCTCCCAGCTATTGCCTCCATCTGTACTTTTAAATACGCCCCTTTCTGTACCCGAACCATGAACCGGTCCTTGCGCACCGACATAAACCGTATTGAAGTCCTGGGGATGAATGATGACATCAGAAATGTGTCGGCTTTCTTTCAGGCCTACATTGATCCAACTTTCTCCTGCATCCGTTGACTTATACACCCCATCTCCATAACTCGTCATAACTCCTCTTACTGCATGCTCTCCGCTGCCTACATAAATGACATTGGGGTCGGATTGACTTACCGCTATATCTCCTATAGATCCTGTTGTAAAATATCCGTCTGATAAATTTCGCCAGTTTTCTCCGGCATCTTCTGTTTTCCAAACTCCTCCTCCGGTATAGCCAGCATAATAAACGGCATCATTAGCAGGTATTCCTGTAATGGCATTGGCCCGACCTCCTCTGAAGGGACCGATATTTCTCCATTTAATTCCGTGGAAAAGATCAGGATCAATTGCCTGATGAGAAGGAGTCTCTTGTTTTGCTTTCTTTCTCTTTTGGGCGAAAGTAGGAGTCGGGATAGCCAAACAGACTATCAATAGATACAGTAGCGTAGATTTCATTAGACCAAAATTAGAAATCTATGTTACTAAAAATGATGGACAAAACAATCTCCTAAGCCTAATGCAGGAAATTATTTTATTAATCTCATGACAATACTTCGATCAAAATCTCCTGCTTTTTGTGGGGTTTGGGTCCCTTCTGTAAGTACATCAACATTGAGTTTTACATAATCAAAAGCTTCCTGAATAGTGATCATATTATCTCCATTTTTATTGGCAAAACCCTGATTGATCCCTTCCAGCAAATAATGAGTGAAATAACTCAGGCCAACCGTCCCGTATTCAAGTGAACTTTGACTGGCACTACTGGATAAAAGCATTGTGATTCCAGAGTTTCGATAGTCTTTTAGCATGTCCGACACAGCTCCCATGTAAAAAGCCGATTCGCTGGCTCCGGAGTGGCAGGCGTCAACGATCATCAACATTTGACTGGATTTGCTTCTTTTGAGCAAAGTCTTGATGGAAGAGTGATAAACCAGGTTTTCGCCTGTAAGGGTATTGAAATCCGAGGCCGCAAGACCTTCAGGAGCTCCATGTCCTGAAAAGAAAAATACAATGCGGTCATCTTTGCCTGCCATACGTGCTGCCCAGGTAACTGCTGCCAGAATATTGTTTTTAGTAGCCCGATGATCAGTTAAGATTTGCATATGATCATTGTCCAGGGCGGGAAATCCATGTTTTGCCAGGTAGTCAGCCATTTGGATGGCGTCATTGCTTGCTACCGATAAGTCTAGTTGATCTTCCTGATAATCAGTGATTCCGACGACTACGGCATAGGTTTCCCCCTTTAAATATTTAGGATGGACTAATTGACATTTAAGAAACAGGCTGGGAAAAGAAATAAGTAGGAAGGAAAAGATAAATCTCTTTAAGCTCATATAAGCGAGAAAGTGTTTGTTTTATTTCCTGCAATATACAAAAAACAAATTATCCATTAAATACATTCGTATCTCTTAATTCACATCTGTAGTTTATCTGATTACATGTCCTCAAATAGCCTCTTTTTGATTGGGCCAAATGGCCTAAGGGATTAGGTTTTATGAAGAGGATTTCCTAGCTTATATTCTGTAAATC includes:
- a CDS encoding glycosyl hydrolase; protein product: MKSTLLYLLIVCLAIPTPTFAQKRKKAKQETPSHQAIDPDLFHGIKWRNIGPFRGGRANAITGIPANDAVYYAGYTGGGVWKTEDAGENWRNLSDGYFTTGSIGDIAVSQSDPNVIYVGSGEHAVRGVMTSYGDGVYKSTDAGESWINVGLKESRHISDVIIHPQDFNTVYVGAQGPVHGSGTERGVFKSTDGGNSWEKKLFIDENTGVSSLMMDPSNPRILYAATWQHKRSPWYVESGGPGSSVYKSTDGGESWKKIVEGLPEMMGKIGLSVSAANPNRIFAIVEAEKAVAGLYRSDDAGASWTLKSNNQTLTARSWYYMEVFADPGNQEVVYVLNAPLMKSIDGGKTFKSMRVIHGDCHDFWINPKNSQNFAMAEDGGATISFSGGKTWSTLNNQPTAQFYRINADKQVPYWVYSGQQDNLSVAITTRSKSYGILTRDWYNGPGCESAYVTFDDPENPRVIFGTCFNGRISLLDTKTKEGKDIMPYPMTNLGYEAKDMKYRFNWNAPLINSPQDPKVMYYGGNVLFKTENGGLKWEAISPDLTKNDPSHQGQGGGPFTNEGAGGENYNTIYYVAASPHEEKVIYTASDCGLVYITKDGGKNWTNITPEGLPETMIHSMEVSPHDPATVYFASTRYKFNDFRNYSYKSTDYGASWTEIGGDIQKDDFFRVIREDNRVPGILYAGAERGFYISVDGGKNFDRLQLNLPVVPITDLIIRDNDLAASTAGRSFWVLDDLSVFQQSKGKFGGMSMKLYEPKSHYRIFNAPPFYLITEHAVGENPPEGVPLVYYLDKLDDRELKLEILNEAGDVIRSIKGTQEEIPIMLAGGRGNLPLQQSAMLPMKPGLNRFVWDFRTDGLQKIPNTFVLGADYRGHRVAPGNYKARMTYGEESSTVDIVILDPPDIRVSKQAWDAQQSLIENIEGRINELHNSINSTMEMNAKIKSILKQVGTTEGAEDLKEAGEKLGNKIGDWQSTVIELRQSGFQDALNWPAGMNAEFFLIKSSLDTYDPSVPESYRTRFEDLDAAWTKHKAVLEEIMDKDVKAFNELYRSKDLPALKAPEKEVN
- a CDS encoding caspase family protein, which encodes MSLKRFIFSFLLISFPSLFLKCQLVHPKYLKGETYAVVVGITDYQEDQLDLSVASNDAIQMADYLAKHGFPALDNDHMQILTDHRATKNNILAAVTWAARMAGKDDRIVFFFSGHGAPEGLAASDFNTLTGENLVYHSSIKTLLKRSKSSQMLMIVDACHSGASESAFYMGAVSDMLKDYRNSGITMLLSSSASQSSLEYGTVGLSYFTHYLLEGINQGFANKNGDNMITIQEAFDYVKLNVDVLTEGTQTPQKAGDFDRSIVMRLIK